Proteins encoded in a region of the Oncorhynchus gorbuscha isolate QuinsamMale2020 ecotype Even-year linkage group LG16, OgorEven_v1.0, whole genome shotgun sequence genome:
- the LOC124000313 gene encoding neurogenic differentiation factor 2-like, giving the protein MLTRLFSDPSLLPDMHKYSAWAEDSESEDSKTKDDEDHCRVGDDDMDVPDLRSSRAHSEIGGEDEDDDEADEDEGEDGAEGDGPKKRGPKKRKMTPARIERSKLRRQKANSRERTRMHDLNSALDNLRKVVPCYSKTQKLSKIETLRLAKNYIWALSEILRSGKKPDIVSYVQTLCKGLSQPTTNLVAGCLQLNSRNFLTEQCPDGGRYPSSNSFSMHPYPYQCSRLSSPQYQSGSSSHPLRTQGYCSAYDSLYGGSGSPEYNSPEYEGPISPPVCINGNFSLKHQGTTSPEVAEKGYHYSMHYSGLAGSRPTAGHIYGSSGVRSSIHSENVSPYHDMHLHHERAPVPVYDELNAFFHN; this is encoded by the coding sequence ATGTTGACTAGGCTGTTCAGTGACCCGTCGCTGCTTCCCGACATGCATAAGTATTCGGCCTGGGCAGAGGACAGCGAGAGCGAGGACTCGAAGACCAAGGATGATGAAGATCACTGCCGCGTGGGCGATGACGACATGGATGTCCCGGACCTGAGAAGCAGCCGGGCACATTCTGAGATCGGCGGTGAAGACGAGGACGACGACGAGGCGGATGAGGACGAAGGAGAGGACGGTGCAGAGGGGGACGGGCCCAAAAAACGGGGCCCTAAGAAGCGTAAAATGACACCTGCCCGTATCGAGCGCTCCAAGTTGCGTCGTCAGAAGGCAAACTCACGGGAGAGGACGCGCATGCACGATCTGAACTCTGCGCTCGACAATCTGCGCAAAGTCGTGCCCTGTTACTCCAAAACGCAAAAGCTCTCCAAAATCGAGACTCTCCGTTTGGCCAAGAACTATATCTGGGCCCTCTCTGAGATCCTGCGCTCCGGGAAGAAGCCTGATATTGTGTCCTACGTGCAGACGCTGTGTAAAGGATTGTCCCAACCCACGACCAACCTGGTTGCGGGTTGTCTGCAGCTCAACTCCCGAAACTTCCTAACGGAGCAGTGTCCGGATGGGGGACGCTATCCCAGCTCCAACTCCTTCTCCATGCATCCTTACCCCTACCAGTGCTCCCGTCTCTCCAGCCCTCAGTATCAGTCTGGTTCCAGCTCGCATCCCTTACGGACACAAGGGTACTGCTCAGCCTACGATTCGCTGTACGGTGGCAGTGGATCTCCAGAATACAACAGCCCAGAGTATGAGGGGCCCATCTCCCCTCCCGTGTGCATCAATGGCAACTTTTCTCTGAAGCACCAGGGCACTACGTCCCCCGAGGTAGCCGAGAAAGGCTATCATTACTCTATGCATTACTCCGGCCTGGCCGGCTCTCGCCCCACTGCTGGCCACATATACGGTTCTTCAGGTGTGCGGAGCAGCATCCACTCTGAAAACGTATCGCCTTACCACGACATGCACCTGCACCACGAAAGGGCCCCCGTCCCCGTATACGATGAACTCAATGCGTTTTTCCACAACTGA